A segment of the Solanum lycopersicum chromosome 9, SLM_r2.1 genome:
TAACGTGTTAGACGtttaaatgaaaacaaattggattttcaaaaaattgattcaactttaagtaaaaaaaaaactattttaaaaaggaatcgtcacttaattcttttttttaaaaaaaaaaattaagcttaAAGACTATAATAGAATTAAGCCTCAAAGATTAGAGAAAAAGGTCCGGAATTCTTTTTTACACCTCAAGAAAAACattaatgtatttgaaataTCTGCTAACATGCGGTTAACCTACGAGAATATCCTTTATTTCATTTACTATTTAAAAAAGATACCTAAAGTAAATAAAGTGActtgaaattatttgaaaagaaattaacTTGAAATTCTTGAAGTGATTTTAGAAGGAAGACAAACTTAATCAAAATtactaattaacataaattcaGTACAATCACTAAAAAGATTCAATTAACAAAAGGTTCCCcgttaagaaatttaataaaatttaagcgtaaattacataaatttcatagttttaataaattacaaattatctctaataagtttctaattacattaatcccttaaaaattaaaaaaaaacgtgATACAATAATATGTAACtcgaatacattaaatacttgctcgaatacattaatatgtagttaagatacattaaaaactagcttGAATACGTAATATGTAGCTCATATACATTAAATAACGGctcagatacattaatatgtagctcagatacattaaagaaataaggaattttggaaaattttaaaagtaatagatgataatgaaaataagtgaaacaaaatttgtatttttgtaaattttccaaaatataaacaaaataagTAAGATTAGagttaatacaaaataaaattagatgACTAAATGTGCAAAGAGAAGAAGGAAATTGGGTCCAAGCCTGGTTACTGTCCGCCTGGGTCAGTGCTTGGGCCTTTCAACTTCTGAGTTTTGGGACCTTTGGCCCATTTGCAATGCATATTCACTGTGTATAAAGTATCACGTATGCTACATGTTTTTTCTGTGtatatgacttatttttttCCACTTTCGAGACCTGTAATTCTGATTCCATATCACTCAAACATCGATGGGGTTGATTCGAAGTAATTCAACTCGAGGAAATGCAAGAATGGAGTTCAAAATGAACTCATATTGACATCACATGTatccaaagaaaattaaatcaGCGAGTGAATCAACGAAATACTGGTTTAAGATAATTATCAATAAACTTCAGTAAAGGGAGAAACTTGAACATTTGTTATGAATTAAGTTGCAGCCAACATCAAGAATTTAAAGAAAAGATATACTTTCTTAAAACGATGTATCTAAAGATAAACAAATGCACTATTCCTACATGGATTAAATTAACGCCATATGTCAATAGAACACATGCATTTCCGCCTATTCTGCAAAACATCGATAGAAACAGGACAACATGATCGCAAATTCTAACGAAGGAAAAAGACTCAAATATACAACACTTTCAGAAAAAGcacatttatgtcattagttaAAAGTTTGATTCATTTATCCCATTAACGTTCAAGAAAATACTCATACATGCCATTATTTTCTAACAGttgttttgcaaaaccattttgtAACGCGTGACCAATTATAATTAGACCACGtcatcaattttataaaaaataattttaaaaaaaattaattcaatttttgttctattttttgattttttaattaaaaaaattgatggcgTGATCAATTGTAATTCAACCACatcatcaatatttttaataaagaaaatcaaaaatgtTTTGGATTCAATTTTTGTTTAgaattacttatttaaaaaattgatgacgcagccgaattataattggccacgtgtcaaaaataattttgcaaaatcactattaaaaataatggcatgaatgagcCTAACGGTAATGACATAGATGAATCAAACATTAAATGAATGGTGAGTATGTTTCACATAATATAATGATGAAATTATCTAATGTTTTTCCTCGAACACAAGGTGAATGAAAGTACCTGGAGCTTcgaaaagttgaggatatctttCACGCATATCAGACTCTGTCTCCCAAGTTGACTCTCCCACCGACTGATACTTCCACTACACCTTCACTGAAATAATCTCctttggtcctaagctttcggACTTGCCTATCTAATATAGCTATAGACTCCTCCTCAAATGTTAAGTCTTGACCCAGCTCACCATAATCAAGTGAAAGCACATAAGATTCATTCAGAATATACTttcgaagcatagagacatggaaaacaggatgaatGATGACAGACTAGGTGGCACCGCCAACTTataagccacctctcccactcggctcaaaatctcaaaaggtctaatgaacctagggctaagcttgctCTTCTTTCCAAGCCTCATCACAAACTTCATAGGTGATACttggagccaaacatgatcaccctccataaacactaagGCTCTAACTCTGCGGTCTACATAACTTTCTGTCGAATCTGGAATGTCAACAGTATTTACTGAATCATACGGATttgctccatagcatctctaagcaagttTGTATCCAAAGAGTCTATCTCCatcgaatcaaaccaaccaatcggagATCTACACCATCTATCATACAATGCATTAAATGAGACCCtttggatactagagtgataactgttattaaaggcaaactccgctaagggtaaatgtcgatCCCATCTAGCTCCGAAATTGATCACACACGCCCAGAGCATgtcctccaacacctgaatcgtctGCTCGGACTGGCCATCTATTTGAGGGTGAAAAAttgtactcatatctaactaaGTACCGAGACCATattgtaatgccttccagaagtgagaagtaaatagtgaacctcgatctgatatgatagaaataggaactccatgtggtcgcacaatctgactgatatatagctcGGTTAACTTTTCTGTCGTATACTTCACCTGCACTAAAATGAAGTGGGCAGccttggtcagcctatcaacaacaacccaaatagattcataaccacccactgtggtaggcaaacccacaacaaagtccatagtaaaccgttcccacttccaagtaggaataggcatcctctaGGATACACCTCCAGGTTTTTAATGCTTACATTTaacctgctggcaagtcaaacacctcgaaacaaagtCTAAAATATTTCTCTTCATCCCACACAACCAGTAATGCTacctcagatcatgatacaactTCGCCGCccccggatggatggaatatcGATAACAATGGGCCTCCTTAAGAATTAATCTAACCAAATTGCCCGTTTTATGCACATAAATCCTACCTCCAATACTCGAGATGCCAACAGACTCAAGGACATCCTCCTTGGATTCCCCTATCAATACTTTGTGTCGAATGAGACATaacttctcatcatcaaactggtgcGCACGGATATGCTCGACTAAAGAGGATCGATCCTCAATtaaagcaatcatcccatcactctcctcTAAAATCTGCAATCGGACAAGACAGTTAGCTAAAATCTGAACATCTCTAACCAATGGTCTCTCCTCCATACTAAGTcatgcaagactccccatgttATGAGtcatcctactcaaagcatcgaCCACAACATTGTCCTTCCCCAAATtatacagaatggtcacatcatagtccttcagcaactcaagaCATCTCCACTGCCTCAAGCTTAAATTCCTCTACCaaaagatatactgaagactctgatgatcagtgaagatctcataatgcaccccatacaaataatgacgccataacatAAGTACAAATACAACACCTgcaaactccaaatcatgagtagggtagttcttcccATGGGACTTCAACTGCCTAGatgcataagcaatcactttccccttctgcatcaacacacaacccaaTCCAACTCTTAAAGCATAACAATACACTGTAAAGTATACaccctcctcaggtagagtAAACATAGGAGCTGAAGTCAACAAAGTGTTGAGTTTTTGGAAGCTCTATGCACACTCATCATACCACTGAAAAACACAAATCCTATCGAGTCAACCTAGTTAATGGATatgcaatagtagagaaactctgaacaaatcgtcgataatagcctgcTAATACCACAAAACTCTgaatctcagtaggtgaagtaggtcgcatctagcctctaactgcctcaatcttggccggatctacgctaataccctccttggacaccacgtgtcccaagaatgccACAAAAGTAAGACAAACTCACACTTTGACTAATTAACATACAaattctcttctctcaacctctgaagtacaatcctcaggtgtcggacatggtcctccttagtcttggagtaaaccaagatgtcatcgatgaaaacaattacaaaagaatcaaggtatggtcgaaacaccccatttatcaactccatgaatgttgtaggggcattagtcaatccgaaggacatcactagcAACTCATAATTCCCCTACCGGGCCCGCACagttgtcttagggatatctgatgccctaatcaTCAACTAATGATACctagacctcaaatcaatcttagagaacaatgattcTCCCCGTaaatgatcaaataagtcatcaatacgcggaagaggatacttattcttcactgttacaTTGTTCAACTATCTgtagtcaatacacatcctcatagtcccatccttcttcttcacaaataatacaggggcaccccaaggtgacacactagggcgaataaaaccaTTACTCAATAAATCCTTTAACTGATCctttaactctttcaactctgctggatCAATATGGTATTGAgggatagaaataggcttagtgtCCGGATctaaatcaatagcaaaatcgatatccGTATCtggaggaacacctggaagataACAAGGAAATACATAGGGAAACTCTTAaaccacgggaacagagtccatgggatgtggttcaacactagtatcccaAATAAAAGCTAAGTATGACAAACACCCTTTCTCCACCAATCTCTAAGCACGGATAAAAGAGACGaccttgctaggataagaaGCTCTAATAACCCtccactcaaccctcggaacACCAGGCATCGGTAAAGTCActtcttagcattacaatcaaggacaacatgataaggagaaagccaatTCATAACCAAGATGACATAAAAGTCTACCATCCctagaatgattaagtctacccaagtgtcatacccagccaaagaaataagacaggatcgatacactcgatccaccactaagggatTATCCacaggtgtagaaacacgaatatgTACAGTTATGctatcatatatcatatcaaattcaaCAGCAAAaacgtagacacataagagaatgtaaaACCTAGATTAAACAACACAGACACAGGTTGATGGCATACTGagatgatacctgtaataacagcatcagagGTCTCCACCTCTAGTCTACCTtggaaagcatagcagtggcctcctcgtccacctccagCCTGGGTGGTACCTATGGCCCCACTCTGCTGTACTGCCACACCACTATTAGAAAATCTGTCACCCCTACATACTCTGCCACGACATCTACCCTATGAGGATGATGATCTAGTCTAGGATAaagaattaggtcgaggcccACCCCGACCCTTTTGagaagtacactgccgcattagGTGATCGtgatctccacaagtaaaacaaaatctctgacctAGGAACTGCTGTGTGGATCCTGAAAACCCAATATAATTACCTCGCCCTATAGGTTGCTGCTGTGAACCGTACGAGCCAGAACCGGGCTATAAAAACCCCTAGATGTgtggc
Coding sequences within it:
- the LOC138338556 gene encoding uncharacterized protein, coding for MDFVVGLPTTVGGYESIWVVVDRLTKAAHFILVQVKYTTEKLTELYISQIVRPHGVPISIISDRGSLFTSHFWKALQYGLDSTESYVDRRVRALVFMEGDHVWLQVSPMKFVMRLGKKSKLSPRFIRPFEILSRVGEVAYKLAYILNESYVLSLDYGELGQDLTFEEESIAILDRQVRKLRTKGDYFSEGVVEVSVGGRVNLGDRV